Proteins co-encoded in one Govania unica genomic window:
- a CDS encoding NAD(P)/FAD-dependent oxidoreductase codes for MSEQSPIIAEIDVAVIGAGPAGMAALTVLASQPGLTIHVIDEQPAAGGQIYRQPPGNFSVPHWLDGKLYDAGKQLLAKAQAAPGINWHFSTTVLGIFRSGDTSEKYLLWLSSPAGLVRLKAKAVLIAPGCYDLPVPFPGWTLPGVMATGGIQAFVKSQQIVPGERFLFVGSHPLQLIVADQILKGGGEVAAVVFAQSRMTFLKAAANLKVIAQHARKFLEIARILVRLQRAGVPVLFGQAIRRAEGQGAVSSATIGKIDRRGRAIAGTEHVIACDRVGSCHGFLPSAELARQAGIEAEWDSASGGGWIIPHDDFMRTAKQGIYVAGEITGVAGAEVAAAEGHLAAHAILLDLGRVRATEIAEPIARVKSELQRLDEFARLLTALGRPPVDLLDSLTTDDTILCRCETITVKQFDAALAAAPHLQTADAVKLACRTGMGLCQGRYCGHAVTRRLAKVHNLGEAQVGGFTPRPPVKPVLISDLVR; via the coding sequence ATGAGTGAGCAGAGCCCCATCATCGCCGAAATCGATGTCGCCGTGATCGGTGCCGGACCTGCTGGCATGGCTGCGCTCACGGTGCTCGCAAGCCAGCCCGGCCTCACGATTCATGTGATTGACGAACAGCCCGCCGCCGGGGGCCAGATCTACCGCCAGCCGCCCGGAAATTTCAGCGTGCCCCACTGGCTGGACGGAAAACTTTACGACGCCGGAAAGCAGCTGCTGGCCAAGGCGCAGGCCGCCCCCGGGATCAACTGGCACTTCAGCACCACGGTGCTCGGCATCTTCCGGTCCGGCGACACATCTGAAAAATATCTCCTGTGGCTGTCCTCGCCTGCGGGTCTGGTCCGGCTCAAGGCCAAAGCCGTCCTGATCGCGCCGGGCTGTTATGATCTGCCGGTGCCTTTTCCCGGCTGGACCCTGCCTGGCGTCATGGCAACGGGCGGCATTCAGGCCTTTGTCAAAAGCCAGCAGATTGTGCCGGGCGAACGGTTCCTGTTTGTCGGCAGCCATCCCTTGCAACTGATCGTCGCCGATCAAATTCTAAAGGGCGGTGGCGAGGTCGCGGCGGTGGTCTTCGCGCAAAGCCGCATGACCTTTCTGAAGGCCGCAGCAAATCTGAAAGTCATCGCGCAACATGCGCGTAAGTTCCTTGAAATCGCCCGGATATTGGTACGGCTGCAGCGGGCGGGCGTGCCTGTGCTCTTTGGTCAGGCAATCCGGCGAGCAGAGGGCCAGGGTGCCGTCAGCTCCGCCACCATCGGCAAAATTGACCGCCGGGGCCGGGCCATTGCCGGAACGGAACATGTGATCGCCTGCGACCGGGTTGGAAGTTGCCACGGCTTTCTGCCCTCCGCCGAACTGGCCCGGCAGGCCGGGATCGAGGCCGAATGGGATAGCGCCTCAGGCGGCGGATGGATCATTCCCCATGATGACTTTATGCGGACGGCAAAACAGGGCATTTACGTTGCCGGTGAAATCACCGGCGTCGCAGGGGCGGAGGTTGCCGCCGCTGAAGGCCATCTCGCCGCTCATGCCATTCTGCTGGATCTCGGGCGCGTGCGCGCAACTGAAATCGCCGAGCCGATCGCGCGTGTGAAATCAGAGCTTCAGCGTCTTGATGAATTTGCTCGCTTGCTCACGGCGCTTGGCCGCCCGCCGGTTGACCTGCTGGATAGCCTGACAACCGATGACACCATTTTGTGCCGTTGCGAAACCATCACCGTGAAACAGTTCGACGCAGCACTTGCGGCCGCCCCGCATCTTCAGACAGCCGACGCCGTCAAGCTCGCCTGCCGGACAGGTATGGGACTGTGCCAGGGCCGTTATTGCGGACATGCCGTCACGCGTCGACTGGCCAAAGTCCATAACCTTGGTGAAGCCCAGGTCGGCGGCTTCACCCCGCGCCCGCCCGTCAAACCGGTCCTGATCAGCGATCTTGTTCGCTGA
- a CDS encoding (2Fe-2S)-binding protein — MSKRLDNTIDRGTPISIQIDDHVISCFAGETIATALLATGRLAFRRDQAGNPRGPVCNMGVCFECMVEIADTPLPIRRRACMTPVSDGMRIYTGTTEKRDGEHE, encoded by the coding sequence ATGAGCAAACGCCTCGACAATACGATCGACAGAGGGACGCCGATCTCCATTCAGATCGATGACCACGTGATCTCCTGTTTTGCTGGCGAAACCATCGCAACGGCGCTGCTCGCCACCGGACGGCTCGCGTTCCGGCGTGATCAGGCGGGGAACCCACGAGGCCCGGTGTGCAATATGGGCGTCTGTTTCGAATGCATGGTCGAGATCGCAGATACCCCCCTTCCGATCCGCCGCCGGGCCTGCATGACGCCTGTCAGCGACGGTATGCGAATTTACACGGGAACCACCGAGAAACGAGACGGCGAACATGAGTGA
- a CDS encoding NAD(P)/FAD-dependent oxidoreductase, producing MTQHNVLIIGGGLVGCATAYYLAKAGASVVLAEQGQLNRQASGQNAGSLHFQLEHRLIEHGDRQTEQFAQVIPLNLLAMKHWAGLEAELGEDIEIVMKGGLMVAETDSEVALLKKKFALEAQWGLPTQLLTGDEARVIAPYLSKSIQAAGYCDQEGHGNPRLVTLALARGAQRHGADIRTESKILAIKRAGAGWQVDIKGPNDVVETLEVSAVVNAAGAWAGNIARMVDIHLPVFAVPLSMNITDSGPAVIGHLIQHAGRKLSMKQVHGGNILIGGGWPSQFQHDAGVITTERRPELVEQNIIENLKVAADIIPMVRNRYLLRSWTGIVGITTDQLPILGEVPEAPGFFVATGGSGFTLGPTYGYLMSELILSGRTSCKIDAYSPARFRHINMFMGQGNR from the coding sequence ATGACGCAGCATAACGTTCTGATCATTGGTGGCGGGTTGGTTGGCTGTGCCACCGCCTATTATCTTGCAAAGGCTGGAGCCTCGGTTGTTCTGGCCGAGCAGGGTCAACTCAACCGCCAGGCCTCGGGCCAGAATGCCGGCTCGCTGCATTTTCAGCTTGAACATCGTCTGATCGAACATGGCGACCGGCAGACCGAACAATTCGCCCAGGTCATTCCGCTCAACCTGCTGGCGATGAAACATTGGGCCGGTCTTGAGGCGGAGCTTGGCGAGGATATCGAGATCGTCATGAAGGGCGGCCTCATGGTCGCCGAGACCGACAGCGAAGTCGCGTTACTGAAAAAGAAATTCGCCCTTGAAGCGCAATGGGGACTGCCGACCCAGTTGCTGACGGGCGACGAAGCGCGCGTGATCGCCCCCTATCTGTCGAAATCGATTCAAGCGGCCGGATATTGCGATCAGGAAGGCCATGGCAACCCGCGCCTCGTTACTCTGGCCCTCGCACGCGGGGCGCAAAGACACGGCGCCGACATTCGCACCGAAAGCAAAATATTGGCCATCAAGCGGGCCGGGGCGGGTTGGCAGGTTGATATCAAAGGCCCAAATGACGTCGTTGAAACCCTGGAAGTGTCCGCGGTCGTCAATGCGGCCGGAGCATGGGCTGGCAATATCGCACGCATGGTCGATATCCATCTGCCGGTCTTCGCCGTGCCGCTGTCCATGAATATCACCGACAGCGGCCCCGCCGTGATCGGCCATTTGATCCAGCATGCCGGACGCAAGCTGTCCATGAAACAGGTGCATGGCGGCAATATCCTGATCGGCGGTGGCTGGCCATCCCAATTCCAGCATGACGCCGGCGTCATCACCACCGAGCGCCGCCCCGAGCTTGTGGAACAGAATATCATCGAGAATTTGAAGGTTGCCGCCGACATCATTCCCATGGTCCGCAATCGCTATCTGCTGCGCAGCTGGACCGGCATTGTCGGCATCACCACCGACCAACTGCCCATTCTCGGCGAAGTGCCCGAAGCTCCGGGATTTTTTGTCGCCACCGGAGGCTCCGGCTTCACCCTCGGCCCGACCTATGGGTATCTGATGAGCGAACTTATCCTGAGCGGCCGCACGTCGTGCAAAATAGACGCCTATAGCCCGGCCCGGTTCCGCCATATCAACATGTTCATGGGTCAGGGCAACAGATGA
- a CDS encoding dihydrodipicolinate synthase family protein — MDRSSVDWRGYIPATTTTFERDGTYNDAKFRQLLEWLHAQGMHGTVIAGTTGEWFALDRSERLAVYRAAGETLKGKMTIIAGCTGFSADDVVENAQMAADAKFDGILVTPPPYIAPNESELFSFYEDINNRISLPMCVYNWPPGTNIDMSLGLLTRLADLDKVVAIKNSTGNFRHFLDTFFALKDKVRIFGVPMNEMGASLVQHHNADGLMGAGGVLGSDQPNFFNSIWAGNIDEALAYGAKDRAIMTEWFNHDYTAKFGSAAAIFKEALNVQGVSGGYPRKPLLELTPENQEVICHSLRALGKTLVHDAA; from the coding sequence ATGGATAGATCCAGCGTCGATTGGCGGGGTTACATCCCGGCAACAACGACGACATTCGAGCGTGACGGCACCTATAACGATGCCAAATTCCGACAGTTGTTGGAGTGGCTGCATGCGCAAGGCATGCACGGCACCGTTATTGCGGGCACCACGGGGGAATGGTTTGCGCTCGACCGCAGCGAGCGTCTGGCTGTCTATCGCGCGGCTGGCGAAACCCTCAAGGGAAAAATGACCATCATTGCCGGTTGCACAGGATTTTCCGCCGATGACGTGGTTGAAAATGCTCAGATGGCCGCCGATGCAAAGTTTGACGGCATTCTTGTCACGCCGCCTCCCTATATTGCGCCGAATGAATCCGAGCTTTTTTCTTTTTACGAAGACATCAACAACCGCATCAGCCTGCCGATGTGCGTCTATAACTGGCCGCCAGGAACCAACATCGATATGTCTTTGGGCCTGCTGACGCGGCTCGCCGATCTTGACAAGGTCGTCGCCATCAAGAATTCGACCGGCAACTTCCGACATTTCCTCGACACGTTCTTCGCGCTGAAAGATAAAGTCCGTATTTTCGGCGTTCCCATGAATGAGATGGGCGCGAGTCTTGTCCAGCATCACAATGCCGACGGCCTGATGGGTGCAGGCGGCGTTCTCGGGTCCGATCAGCCCAATTTCTTCAACTCCATCTGGGCCGGAAACATTGATGAGGCGCTCGCCTACGGGGCCAAGGATCGGGCCATCATGACCGAATGGTTCAACCACGATTACACCGCCAAATTCGGCTCAGCCGCCGCCATTTTCAAGGAAGCCCTGAATGTGCAGGGTGTTTCCGGCGGCTATCCACGCAAGCCATTGCTGGAACTGACGCCAGAAAACCAAGAAGTGATTTGCCACAGCCTGCGTGCTTTGGGTAAAACCTTAGTTCATGACGCAGCATAA
- a CDS encoding LysR family transcriptional regulator: MNLGQYERHIQYLFEAARTGTMRAASERLNVATSSISRQIAFLEAELGTPLLERGRRSIKLTEAGELLIRYYREKQAHDEVYISELQELRGNRSGHIILAIGEGFVSPLFSRILHQFTDLHSNISLSINIESSNKVLQLVRDDEAHIGMVFHSPPDPKIRTVITVPQPLKVIVHPDDPMAQRASIKLSDLAEYRLALPDQSFRIREMLSPLEMQAGERLSPIMTTNSLALLKQFVKDRQGVSILSEIVVFDELAKGELIAVPLDHLELQTTKFQIVTRLGRLLPIPASNLLKTIETNLRAAFRNQPAKNTI; this comes from the coding sequence ACCTCGGGCAATATGAACGTCACATTCAATATCTGTTCGAAGCCGCCCGCACCGGCACTATGCGGGCCGCAAGCGAACGCCTGAACGTTGCGACCTCTTCCATCAGCCGGCAGATTGCCTTTCTTGAAGCTGAACTTGGCACCCCTCTTTTGGAGCGCGGGCGGCGATCCATCAAGCTCACCGAGGCGGGCGAACTTCTCATCCGTTATTACCGCGAAAAACAGGCCCATGACGAAGTTTATATTTCCGAGTTGCAGGAACTGCGCGGCAACCGATCCGGCCATATCATCCTGGCCATTGGCGAAGGCTTTGTGAGCCCGCTGTTCTCGCGCATCCTGCATCAGTTCACGGATCTTCACAGTAACATCAGCCTGTCGATCAATATTGAAAGCTCGAATAAGGTTCTTCAGCTCGTGCGCGACGACGAAGCGCATATCGGCATGGTTTTTCATTCTCCGCCGGACCCGAAGATCCGCACCGTCATTACTGTGCCGCAGCCGCTCAAGGTCATCGTCCATCCGGATGATCCGATGGCCCAGCGGGCCTCAATCAAACTGTCTGATCTCGCGGAGTACCGGCTGGCGCTTCCAGACCAGTCATTTCGTATTCGCGAGATGCTTTCTCCCCTCGAAATGCAGGCGGGGGAGCGGTTGTCGCCAATCATGACCACCAATTCTCTGGCCCTGCTTAAACAATTCGTCAAAGATCGTCAGGGCGTTTCCATCCTGAGCGAGATCGTCGTGTTCGATGAACTGGCCAAGGGCGAGTTAATCGCCGTGCCGCTCGATCATCTTGAACTGCAAACGACAAAGTTTCAAATCGTCACCCGGCTTGGCCGATTGTTGCCCATCCCGGCGAGCAATCTTCTCAAGACCATCGAGACCAATTTGCGCGCCGCCTTTCGAAACCAGCCAGCCAAAAACACAATCTGA